In one Deltaproteobacteria bacterium genomic region, the following are encoded:
- a CDS encoding TerB family tellurite resistance protein, translated as MKLTRDEVRGVFGVLIHTMDLDHQRSQDERQFLMGFLEAISRDPEDLEPMIRDLREHTSIDDHVARIESRKARIYALQQGLLLALSDGDYRLVEREGLRQLADRLGVDEVLFDELERWALEGSAWQIHGAALLAR; from the coding sequence GTGAAGCTGACGCGAGACGAGGTGCGGGGTGTCTTCGGGGTCCTGATCCACACGATGGATCTCGATCACCAGCGCTCCCAGGACGAGCGGCAGTTCCTCATGGGCTTCCTGGAGGCGATCTCCCGCGACCCCGAGGATCTCGAGCCGATGATCCGCGACCTGCGCGAGCACACGTCGATCGACGACCACGTGGCCCGGATCGAGAGCCGCAAGGCCCGGATCTACGCCCTCCAGCAGGGGCTGCTCCTCGCCCTCTCGGACGGTGACTACCGGCTGGTCGAGCGGGAGGGGCTGCGGCAGCTGGCCGACCGCCTCGGCGTCGACGAGGTCCTCTTCGACGAGCTGGAGCGGTGGGCCCTCGAGGGCTCGGCCTGGCAGATCCACGGCGCGGCCCTCCTGGCCCGCTGA
- a CDS encoding NrsF family protein, with the protein MIERDDLHLEDLDLSPLTGAAPAPPPLRPEVLAAVGEAPAPVSPIWPTWARVGLAAGSGALISLVALAMTTSREAPTWLGLAWIGLAGIWVAVTVGLTWLTLLEARPEVSEAGGIRAGVVVLVGLAFGGYALAEELLDHGRIGIPGAAELLEGARTCLALGSILELGPVILIFFLLLRGATFHPVRAGALGGIAAAGWSVLVLTLHCPSTSLLHVLPFHLGVALVWGLLGAGLGLVVRARRGRFPVAAARG; encoded by the coding sequence CCCCGGCCCCGCCGCCCCTCCGGCCGGAGGTGCTGGCAGCGGTGGGCGAGGCGCCCGCCCCGGTGAGCCCGATCTGGCCCACCTGGGCCCGGGTGGGCCTGGCGGCCGGCAGCGGGGCCCTGATCTCGCTCGTGGCCCTGGCGATGACCACGAGCCGGGAGGCCCCCACCTGGCTGGGGCTGGCCTGGATCGGCCTGGCCGGGATCTGGGTGGCCGTCACCGTGGGCCTGACCTGGTTGACCCTCCTCGAGGCGCGCCCCGAGGTGAGCGAGGCCGGCGGGATCCGCGCCGGGGTGGTGGTCCTCGTGGGGCTCGCCTTCGGAGGCTACGCCCTGGCCGAGGAGCTCCTCGACCACGGGCGGATCGGGATCCCGGGCGCCGCCGAGCTCCTGGAGGGGGCCCGCACCTGCCTGGCCCTGGGCTCGATCCTGGAGCTGGGCCCGGTGATCCTGATCTTCTTCCTCCTCCTGCGAGGGGCGACCTTCCACCCGGTGCGGGCGGGCGCCCTGGGGGGGATCGCCGCGGCGGGCTGGTCGGTGCTGGTGCTGACCCTCCACTGCCCGAGCACCTCCCTGCTGCACGTTCTGCCCTTCCACCTGGGGGTCGCCCTGGTCTGGGGTCTGCTGGGCGCCGGGCTGGGGCTGGTGGTGCGGGCCCGCCGCGGTCGCTTCCCCGTCGCGGCGGCCCGGGGTTAG